The Gracilimonas sediminicola sequence ACTTGCTTGCCAGAGATTAATTTTGCTACTTCTTCGAGTCACTCCCATTTCTGTTTTACCTGATACAAACAACAGCCTGACAAGGATTACCAATGGATAATGCAAAAATAACAGGTAGTGCCCCCATATTGTTGGTTAAAGATGTTGAGAAATCAGCCAATTATTATCGTGATAAAGTTGGCTTCAGCTACGACCGGTTTTGGGGTGAACCTCCCGGATTTTGCATTCTTCATCGTAATGGATTCAACCTGATGCTCAGCCGGGTCGAAGATGAACGCCATATCGTTCCCCACTACAAAGTGGTTCACAACATGTGGAATGTTTACTTCTGGGTAGATGACGCCAAAAAGTTCTATGATGAGCTGGTGGCATCGGGTGCTGAAATTGACTACCACCTGGAGGAAAAAGACTATGGCTGCCTGGAGTTTGGGATTCAGGACCCGGATGGGTATGACATTGCTTTTGGACAGGAGCTTTGATGCAATTGCTTAATACATGCACCTGCTGGCTAATATAAGATTAGGCTAAAAAGTAAACTGATCTCTTCAAACAAATAAAACAACCTGCAGGTAAGGTGCGTACACGTTCGAAACGTGTATAGGAAATTCATGGCATTCTTCACTTCTAAAAGAGAACGAAACCTTTGGCTCTGCACATTCTGTGTAGTATCTGCAATATATGCCACACTTGGGCTCTCGTCGATACTGGCTGATATATTCTATAACGAACTCTTCGGTATTATACTCTTCCTCACATGTATGATACTCATCGGCGTCATATTACTTACACAGGGACTTCAACTAAAACCTCATGGGTTTGATATTGGTATAGCAATCGGAATTTTTGTTGTTTACTTATTCATGTTCTTCAGAATGGCTATTCCTGAACGCAGCCATCTTATTGAGTATAGCGTATTGGCTGTCTTTATCTATGAAGCACTATCAGAGCGCCGGCATAACGGTCGGGGCCTTAAATTCACTGCAACAGCGGCTATTGTTATGACCTCGCTGATTGGAATATTTGATGAAAGCATTCAGATATTTCTACCCAATCGTGTATTTGATCCTCAGGATATGCTCTTTAACATGCTTGCAGCAACGATGGCTGTACTATCCGTATCCGGGTTAAGATGGTTTATTCTGTGGAGAAATAGGAATCGACAGCAGCGATAAATCAAGTGTTGCAGCGTACAATTGGTGTCAATTCCTATAAAAAAGTAATCCGCCGCCGCGGGTTCCCACAATGAATTCAGCAATGCCGTCGCCGTTTAAATCAGTAAAATGAGGGGCTGTGAGCTGGGCTGTAGCTACCTCAAAGGGCATCGGCTTTTTTGTGAACTGAGGCAGCTCTGGTGTCCCGGTGTTTTCAAAAAACACAATACCTTCGATTTTACTCCCTGAAAATAAATCAAGATCCCCATCTCCATCTATGTCATAAAAAGCAGGGGCACTCCGGTGCTGAACTTCCACATTCGGGAAAGCGTC is a genomic window containing:
- a CDS encoding VOC family protein, translated to MDNAKITGSAPILLVKDVEKSANYYRDKVGFSYDRFWGEPPGFCILHRNGFNLMLSRVEDERHIVPHYKVVHNMWNVYFWVDDAKKFYDELVASGAEIDYHLEEKDYGCLEFGIQDPDGYDIAFGQEL
- a CDS encoding VanZ family protein, with translation MAFFTSKRERNLWLCTFCVVSAIYATLGLSSILADIFYNELFGIILFLTCMILIGVILLTQGLQLKPHGFDIGIAIGIFVVYLFMFFRMAIPERSHLIEYSVLAVFIYEALSERRHNGRGLKFTATAAIVMTSLIGIFDESIQIFLPNRVFDPQDMLFNMLAATMAVLSVSGLRWFILWRNRNRQQR